In Deltaproteobacteria bacterium, the following proteins share a genomic window:
- a CDS encoding 4-hydroxy-tetrahydrodipicolinate synthase, producing the protein MFHGTLPAIITPFRQDGSIDEKALRGLITFLIENGVNGIVPCGTTGESATLTHEEHKEVIRITVEAVNGRVPVLAGTGSNSTAETIDLTRAAKKAGADGALLISPYYNKPSQEGIYQHYRKIAEETAFPLVLYNVPGRTSLNILPETVARLSKIGEIIGIKEASADLHQISRIIDQSPEGFLVLSGDDFTVLPTLAIGGRGVISVVANTAPKDMSEMVSAFFRGDLNTARKLHYKLLDLTGAMFLETNPLPVKTALHLMGKCEETFRLPLCPMGEGTREKLTDVLKGYQLMMNS; encoded by the coding sequence ATGTTTCACGGCACACTCCCTGCAATCATCACCCCCTTTCGGCAAGACGGTTCAATCGACGAAAAGGCCCTGCGCGGCCTGATCACCTTTCTCATCGAGAACGGGGTCAACGGGATCGTCCCCTGCGGCACCACCGGTGAGTCGGCCACCCTGACCCACGAGGAACACAAGGAGGTGATCCGGATCACCGTGGAAGCGGTCAACGGACGGGTTCCGGTCCTGGCGGGAACCGGTTCCAACTCCACGGCGGAGACGATCGACCTGACCCGGGCGGCGAAGAAGGCCGGCGCCGACGGGGCGCTGCTCATCTCCCCCTACTACAACAAGCCCAGCCAGGAGGGGATCTATCAGCACTACAGGAAAATCGCTGAAGAGACCGCCTTCCCCCTCGTCCTCTATAACGTGCCGGGGAGAACCTCACTGAACATCCTGCCCGAGACGGTGGCGCGTCTTTCAAAGATCGGGGAGATTATCGGTATCAAGGAGGCCTCGGCCGATCTGCACCAGATCAGCCGGATCATCGATCAGAGCCCGGAGGGGTTTCTCGTCCTCTCGGGGGACGACTTCACCGTCCTGCCGACCCTCGCCATCGGCGGACGAGGGGTCATCTCCGTCGTCGCCAATACGGCGCCGAAGGATATGTCGGAGATGGTGAGCGCCTTCTTCCGGGGGGATCTCAATACCGCCCGGAAGCTTCACTACAAACTTCTCGATCTCACGGGGGCCATGTTCCTGGAGACCAACCCCCTGCCGGTCAAGACCGCCCTGCACCTGATGGGGAAATGCGAAGAGACCTTCCGGCTCCCCC
- a CDS encoding zinc ribbon domain-containing protein, with translation MSDPTAYCAACGKEMLPKALYCAYCGAAEPERKTVPPPPASFHVAEIQRVGVWSLVKFAFMIHAVIGLVFGILFAAVGAAGLSLLPESRLLLFGSIPWIGALVLIPMLYGLIGAFLGFCAASTYNLFAWGIGGIRVTLKES, from the coding sequence ATGTCCGATCCAACCGCCTACTGCGCCGCCTGCGGAAAAGAGATGTTACCAAAGGCCCTTTACTGTGCCTACTGCGGAGCAGCAGAACCGGAGAGAAAGACCGTCCCTCCGCCTCCCGCTTCGTTTCACGTTGCGGAGATTCAACGGGTCGGGGTCTGGTCCCTGGTGAAATTTGCTTTCATGATTCATGCCGTCATCGGCCTGGTCTTTGGTATTTTGTTCGCCGCCGTAGGCGCGGCCGGTCTTTCGCTCCTTCCCGAAAGCCGGCTTCTCCTCTTCGGCTCCATCCCCTGGATCGGCGCGCTGGTCCTGATCCCGATGCTCTACGGCCTGATCGGGGCCTTTCTCGGTTTCTGCGCCGCATCAACGTACAACCTTTTCGCCTGGGGGATCGGAGGGATCCGGGTTACCCTGAAAGAATCGTAA
- the rsmA gene encoding 16S rRNA (adenine(1518)-N(6)/adenine(1519)-N(6))-dimethyltransferase RsmA — MMKIPKKLRQLHFRINKRLGQNFLREEEILHEILSRASVQPDDVVLEIGAGSGILTDPLTRSAGKVIALEIDPALYAYLAERFKDRKNLNLLHQNILKYDMGDLPETGVKVIANLPYYISTPILMHLLRSIRRFSLILVMLQKEVAERIAAGPGTKKYGSLSIAVQYYMAAEIVYAVPRTAFYPVPEVDSALLRLTRHKEPPVAVSDPERFFCFVRAAFARRRKTLRNSLLGAGSFSPEQLDTAFAASGIDPRRRAETLSIKEFAKLSRCLH, encoded by the coding sequence GGCAGAATTTTCTCCGGGAAGAAGAAATCCTTCACGAAATTCTCTCACGGGCATCGGTGCAGCCCGATGACGTGGTTCTGGAAATCGGAGCGGGTTCCGGTATTTTAACGGACCCGCTGACCCGTTCGGCGGGAAAGGTCATCGCATTGGAAATCGACCCCGCCCTTTACGCCTACCTGGCCGAACGTTTCAAAGACCGGAAAAATCTCAACCTTCTTCATCAGAACATCCTGAAATACGATATGGGGGATCTCCCCGAAACCGGAGTGAAGGTCATCGCCAACCTTCCTTACTATATCTCCACCCCGATCCTGATGCACCTGCTCCGGTCGATCCGGCGTTTTTCCCTGATCCTGGTGATGCTTCAGAAAGAGGTAGCCGAACGGATTGCCGCAGGACCGGGAACAAAAAAATACGGATCCCTCAGTATCGCCGTTCAGTATTATATGGCGGCGGAAATCGTATACGCCGTCCCGAGAACCGCTTTCTACCCTGTGCCGGAGGTCGATTCCGCTCTGCTCCGCCTCACCCGGCATAAAGAGCCCCCGGTTGCGGTTTCCGACCCAGAGCGGTTCTTTTGCTTTGTACGTGCGGCCTTTGCCCGACGGCGAAAAACCCTTCGGAATTCTCTCCTCGGCGCCGGCTCCTTTTCCCCGGAACAACTCGATACCGCTTTTGCCGCATCAGGGATCGACCCCCGGAGAAGGGCCGAGACCCTCTCCATCAAGGAATTCGCCAAACTTTCCCGGTGTCTGCACTGA
- a CDS encoding diaminopimelate epimerase gives MQGTGNDFIVIDARSIDPAPVIAQARRLCDRKFGIGADQLLLIRPSESADFRMQIFNTDGSEVEMCGNGIRCFAKYLKERNLTTKETLTVETAAGIMTPVIREKEVDVDMGEPILDGPQIPVRMESRVISQPVEFSGKEWKITCVSMGNPHCIIGVDDLEQFPVEKVGPCIETDPLFPNRTNVEFVQVINDRELKMRVWERGTGETLSCGTGACAATVAAVLNGWTGRKVRVHLAGGTLRIDWREDNRVILTGPAEEVFRGIIEIRR, from the coding sequence ATGCAGGGGACAGGCAACGACTTCATTGTGATCGATGCCCGCAGCATCGACCCTGCGCCGGTGATTGCACAGGCCCGCCGCCTCTGTGACCGGAAGTTCGGGATCGGGGCGGATCAGCTTCTTCTGATCCGGCCCTCGGAATCGGCCGACTTCAGGATGCAGATCTTCAATACCGACGGCTCCGAAGTGGAGATGTGCGGCAACGGGATCCGCTGCTTTGCAAAATACCTCAAGGAGCGCAATCTTACAACGAAAGAAACCCTCACCGTGGAAACCGCAGCAGGAATCATGACCCCGGTGATCCGGGAAAAGGAAGTCGACGTCGACATGGGCGAGCCGATCCTCGACGGTCCACAAATTCCCGTCCGCATGGAAAGCAGGGTCATCTCACAACCGGTGGAGTTTTCCGGAAAGGAATGGAAAATCACCTGTGTCTCCATGGGAAATCCCCACTGCATCATCGGTGTGGACGACCTGGAACAGTTTCCGGTGGAAAAGGTCGGTCCCTGCATCGAGACCGATCCCCTGTTTCCGAACCGAACAAATGTAGAATTCGTCCAGGTGATCAACGACCGGGAGCTGAAGATGCGGGTCTGGGAACGGGGAACGGGGGAGACCCTTTCCTGCGGGACCGGCGCCTGTGCCGCAACGGTGGCCGCCGTCCTGAACGGATGGACAGGCAGGAAGGTTCGGGTACACCTCGCCGGCGGCACGCTGCGGATCGACTGGAGAGAAGACAACCGGGTGATCCTCACCGGCCCGGCGGAAGAGGTCTTTAGGGGAATCATTGAAATCCGACGATAG